Proteins from a genomic interval of Microbacterium phyllosphaerae:
- a CDS encoding GNAT family N-acetyltransferase — protein MPLEWSESVLADRGELQIFACAHPERVRRVTPGPNSHPRPYQHAVQSYIRSFRAPSRTSMVALVARDEHGIAAFAEYEPPDQTGDAWIGHIGRANRLAGTNVGAEILEEVLRRVRETGAETVSTKIHFANNASQRLAKSFGFECVGFDGQYGVWALYLR, from the coding sequence GTGCCGCTTGAATGGTCTGAGAGCGTACTCGCCGATCGCGGAGAGCTCCAGATTTTTGCGTGTGCTCACCCTGAGCGTGTAAGGCGCGTAACGCCTGGTCCAAACTCTCACCCGCGGCCGTATCAGCACGCTGTTCAGTCGTATATCAGGTCGTTCAGAGCCCCCTCACGTACCTCTATGGTTGCTTTGGTGGCTCGAGATGAGCACGGAATAGCTGCCTTTGCGGAGTACGAGCCGCCCGATCAAACCGGGGATGCATGGATCGGTCACATCGGTCGGGCGAACAGGCTCGCCGGCACGAATGTGGGTGCGGAGATCCTCGAGGAGGTTCTGCGGCGGGTGAGGGAGACCGGAGCGGAGACTGTCTCCACGAAGATTCACTTCGCCAACAACGCGTCGCAGCGGCTTGCGAAGTCCTTCGGCTTCGAATGCGTAGGGTTTGACGGTCAGTATGGCGTTTGGGCGCTGTATCTGCGTTGA
- a CDS encoding SecDF P1 head subdomain-containing protein → MTDSPYSPSRDTRSSTLSIVALALAIILPLVGFVLGLLARAKSKASGSPTVVANTAVVIGALLSAVWTIAIVLLVGFGGVLSGGPAPRTPDTAAPSESTPPSGSESGDELVIEVTSERELDSATLAAARTALSFYAENAGVEMVDITETNADTLAVTFGADATSTDVDAFARAVSTPAAEGFYAVDAVHPATGGADLGDGSTTPPCDALRFGPMTVEEHVLACDEAMVTQLLLPSSARLVGNAIAEVEVSGDVVAVTLSDAAAEEFAAWTREASDATAPGNQIALVDFIGVISAPTVAEELAGEFQISGATLDAELLAARLQLLSSGVSFTAR, encoded by the coding sequence ATGACCGACTCCCCGTACTCGCCCTCACGGGACACGCGCTCCAGCACGCTGTCGATCGTGGCGCTGGCGCTCGCCATCATCCTTCCTCTCGTGGGCTTCGTGCTGGGACTCCTCGCCCGCGCGAAGTCGAAGGCTTCCGGATCACCGACGGTGGTCGCGAACACGGCCGTCGTGATCGGGGCACTGCTCAGCGCCGTGTGGACGATCGCGATCGTCCTCCTGGTCGGCTTCGGAGGCGTGCTTTCCGGAGGGCCCGCCCCGAGGACGCCCGATACCGCGGCACCCTCCGAGTCGACACCGCCGTCGGGATCGGAATCCGGCGATGAACTCGTCATCGAGGTCACGTCGGAGCGCGAGCTCGACTCGGCGACTCTCGCAGCCGCACGTACCGCACTCTCCTTCTATGCAGAGAACGCCGGTGTCGAGATGGTCGACATCACCGAGACGAACGCCGATACTCTCGCCGTGACCTTCGGCGCGGATGCCACGAGCACCGATGTCGACGCGTTCGCTCGTGCCGTCTCCACTCCCGCCGCCGAAGGGTTCTACGCGGTGGACGCGGTCCACCCGGCGACCGGAGGCGCAGACCTCGGCGACGGTTCGACGACTCCCCCGTGCGATGCGCTGCGGTTCGGTCCGATGACTGTGGAGGAGCACGTCCTCGCCTGCGACGAAGCCATGGTGACCCAGCTGCTCCTCCCCTCTTCCGCGCGCCTGGTCGGAAACGCCATCGCCGAGGTCGAGGTGAGCGGCGACGTCGTGGCCGTGACCCTGTCCGACGCTGCCGCCGAGGAGTTCGCCGCGTGGACCCGCGAGGCCTCCGACGCGACCGCGCCGGGCAATCAGATCGCCCTCGTCGACTTCATCGGCGTCATCAGTGCGCCCACCGTCGCCGAAGAGCTCGCCGGCGAGTTCCAGATCTCCGGCGCGACGCTCGACGCGGAACTCCTCGCCGCCCGACTGCAGCTGCTCAGCAGCGGAGTGTCGTTCACCGCCCGCTGA
- a CDS encoding helix-turn-helix domain-containing protein, with the protein MSPIGQHPDESVAWRIDTNSFELADHVEWDAHSHDDRHELLWGTRGALTAETDDGYFAIPGSLGLWIPAGVTHRVVAAAGTVFRCTFIDADIDAVAARTTAVAIPEVVRALLDRLEAFPYLSASPRLHAEELALSLLEPVEVSTIDLPLPLDMRTRLVAEALLSDPADARSIEDWGRHVGASARNLSRLFVAETGLSFSTWRTRARMRRAIEWLAADHTVAHVSRRSGYATPSAFVQAFRRELGRTPGEFASVRSEATKKSA; encoded by the coding sequence ATGTCGCCGATCGGCCAGCATCCCGACGAGTCCGTCGCCTGGCGCATCGACACCAACTCGTTCGAACTCGCAGATCACGTCGAGTGGGATGCGCACTCCCACGACGATCGGCACGAACTGCTCTGGGGCACACGGGGCGCACTGACCGCAGAGACCGATGACGGCTACTTCGCCATCCCCGGATCCCTCGGCCTCTGGATCCCGGCCGGCGTGACGCACCGCGTGGTGGCGGCGGCAGGCACCGTCTTCCGCTGCACGTTCATCGACGCCGACATCGACGCGGTCGCCGCCCGGACGACAGCCGTCGCGATTCCCGAAGTGGTCCGGGCGCTGCTCGACCGGCTCGAAGCATTCCCATACCTCTCCGCCTCCCCGCGTCTGCATGCTGAAGAGCTGGCACTGAGCCTGCTCGAGCCTGTCGAGGTGTCGACGATCGACCTTCCCCTCCCCCTTGACATGAGGACGCGACTCGTCGCCGAAGCACTCCTCTCCGACCCTGCCGACGCCCGATCGATCGAGGACTGGGGCCGCCACGTGGGCGCGAGCGCCCGCAACCTGTCTCGCCTCTTCGTCGCTGAGACGGGCCTGAGCTTCTCGACTTGGCGCACACGCGCACGCATGCGCCGCGCCATCGAGTGGCTGGCCGCCGACCACACCGTCGCGCACGTCAGTCGGCGCTCCGGATACGCGACGCCGAGTGCGTTCGTGCAGGCCTTCCGACGAGAGCTGGGTCGCACCCCCGGCGAATTCGCCTCGGTGCGCAGCGAAGCGACCAAGAAGTCGGCCTGA
- a CDS encoding ABC transporter substrate-binding protein has translation MRSTPLPLVALAATGLLLTSCAGSTAAGSSGDAETVELTTPAGVDIEIPAEPQSALGFYTTDLDILITLGFELADTQPIRDDFTSFPAFFPQEELEGLETFGNFPEFNLEAVLEADPDFILNGLGYEENLDGKLQKIAPTYTYNAFDGGDWRDVVAQAASDLGREDQWQAWVDQYEERVADIKARLDAADIHPVVADVGYFDGQVTTSCYGVPCLVFADLGLEMHVLMNATDEGLPASEDYTELSAEQVGQLEGVDVVFTGADEDGTVWIEDDAALQQNQLWQNLSFVQDGAYFPYNYEMIYGSPSGMDAFLTVVEKALLG, from the coding sequence ATGCGCTCCACGCCCCTCCCACTCGTCGCGCTCGCCGCGACCGGCCTCCTGCTCACCTCCTGCGCCGGCTCCACCGCCGCAGGCTCTTCCGGTGACGCCGAGACCGTCGAGCTCACCACGCCCGCCGGGGTCGACATCGAGATCCCCGCCGAGCCGCAGTCCGCCCTCGGCTTCTACACGACGGATCTCGACATCCTCATCACCCTCGGCTTCGAGCTCGCCGACACCCAGCCGATCCGCGACGACTTCACCTCATTCCCCGCGTTCTTCCCCCAGGAGGAGCTCGAGGGACTCGAGACCTTCGGCAACTTCCCCGAGTTCAACCTCGAGGCCGTGCTCGAGGCCGACCCGGACTTCATCCTCAACGGGCTGGGCTATGAGGAGAACCTCGACGGCAAGCTGCAGAAGATCGCCCCGACCTACACCTACAACGCCTTCGACGGCGGCGACTGGCGCGATGTGGTCGCGCAGGCGGCATCCGATCTCGGACGCGAAGACCAGTGGCAGGCCTGGGTGGACCAGTACGAGGAGCGCGTCGCCGACATCAAGGCGCGCCTCGACGCGGCAGACATCCACCCCGTCGTCGCCGACGTCGGCTACTTCGACGGTCAGGTCACGACCTCGTGCTACGGCGTGCCGTGCCTGGTGTTCGCCGATCTCGGGCTCGAGATGCACGTACTCATGAACGCCACCGACGAGGGCCTCCCCGCGAGCGAGGACTACACCGAGCTCAGCGCCGAGCAGGTCGGTCAGCTCGAGGGCGTCGACGTGGTCTTCACCGGAGCAGATGAGGACGGCACGGTGTGGATCGAGGACGACGCAGCACTGCAGCAGAACCAGCTCTGGCAGAACCTGTCGTTCGTGCAGGACGGCGCCTACTTCCCGTACAACTACGAGATGATCTACGGCTCACCCAGCGGCATGGACGCGTTCCTCACCGTGGTCGAGAAGGCGCTTCTCGGATGA
- a CDS encoding siderophore-interacting protein, with protein MSVNLIHRIIVQRVERLSPGMVRIVFGGDGLDGFVSTGVGDEYFRVFFPTEGQHEPNLPFPTDDGYWDFPEGVEPAPMRTYTVRGWDAAVGELTIDFVVHEGGVAAAWALHAKPGDVVGVNTPKGLYDPPAGIEWQLLIADATGLPAAARLAENAPSGIRTRVVLEVPTPEDELDLTPAEGVELHWVHGGNGHAPTRIEEILRASDLPRGPGYVWVAETKATRGVRKHLRHELKLPASAYKVIGYWTENAEAWRERYESLDESIHARLMAMWDDDTRAAEDIEEAYEAELEKLGL; from the coding sequence ATGAGCGTCAACCTGATCCACCGCATCATCGTCCAGCGCGTCGAGCGTCTGAGCCCCGGCATGGTCCGCATCGTGTTCGGCGGAGACGGACTCGACGGATTCGTCTCCACCGGGGTCGGCGACGAGTACTTCCGCGTGTTCTTCCCCACCGAGGGTCAGCACGAGCCGAACCTCCCCTTCCCCACGGATGACGGCTACTGGGACTTCCCCGAGGGCGTCGAGCCGGCACCGATGCGCACCTACACGGTGCGCGGATGGGATGCCGCGGTCGGCGAACTCACGATCGACTTCGTCGTGCACGAGGGCGGCGTGGCCGCGGCCTGGGCTCTGCATGCGAAGCCGGGCGACGTGGTCGGCGTCAACACCCCGAAGGGGCTGTACGACCCGCCCGCCGGCATCGAATGGCAACTGCTGATCGCCGACGCGACCGGGCTCCCCGCCGCCGCGCGCCTCGCCGAGAACGCTCCGTCCGGGATCCGCACCCGCGTGGTGCTCGAGGTCCCGACACCTGAGGACGAGCTGGATCTCACACCGGCGGAGGGCGTCGAGCTGCACTGGGTGCACGGAGGCAACGGCCATGCCCCCACCCGCATCGAGGAGATCCTCCGAGCCTCCGATCTTCCCCGCGGCCCGGGGTACGTGTGGGTCGCGGAGACCAAGGCGACTCGTGGCGTGCGCAAGCACCTGCGTCACGAGCTCAAGCTCCCCGCGTCCGCATACAAGGTGATCGGTTACTGGACCGAGAATGCCGAAGCCTGGCGTGAGAGGTACGAGTCCCTCGACGAATCCATCCACGCGCGTCTGATGGCGATGTGGGACGACGACACCCGCGCCGCAGAGGACATCGAGGAAGCCTACGAGGCCGAGCTCGAGAAGCTGGGTCTGTGA
- a CDS encoding iron chelate uptake ABC transporter family permease subunit yields the protein MTAVLSEEQTTQVSATRRGLVVLVLVIALALVCVASIFLGSQRISVDEVWSGLTTGAGDPGAIVQGMRVPRTFIGLAVGAALGIAGALIQGFTRNPLADPGILGVNAGASLGVTTGVAFFGLTAASGYIWFAFAGATVATVLVYLIGSAGRTAPDPMRMTLSGVALGAVMGGVVAAIGLLNPKAFDSIRWWNAGSLSALTPDVYSVLPFLLLGLVLAFCLAPSLNALALGDDLATALGSRVVLTRVLSIVAVTLLCGAATAAAGPIAFVGLMVPHAVRWFVGPHQGWILLGTVFAAPLLLLTADVVGRLVLRTGELPVSVVTALIGAPVLIALVRRKKVSGL from the coding sequence ATGACCGCCGTTCTCTCCGAGGAGCAGACGACCCAGGTCTCGGCCACGCGCCGGGGCCTGGTCGTGCTCGTCCTCGTCATCGCACTGGCGCTCGTGTGCGTCGCCAGCATCTTCCTCGGCTCCCAGCGCATCAGCGTCGACGAGGTGTGGAGCGGACTGACGACCGGGGCAGGCGACCCCGGCGCGATCGTCCAGGGCATGCGCGTCCCCCGCACTTTCATCGGTCTGGCGGTCGGCGCCGCTCTCGGCATCGCCGGGGCGCTCATCCAGGGCTTCACCCGCAATCCGCTCGCGGACCCCGGGATTCTCGGAGTCAACGCGGGTGCCAGCCTCGGGGTCACGACCGGCGTGGCGTTCTTCGGACTCACCGCCGCCAGCGGATACATCTGGTTCGCCTTCGCAGGAGCCACCGTCGCGACGGTGCTCGTCTACCTCATCGGCTCCGCGGGCCGCACAGCGCCCGACCCGATGCGCATGACGCTCTCCGGCGTCGCGCTCGGTGCCGTCATGGGAGGCGTCGTCGCTGCGATCGGGCTTCTGAATCCGAAGGCCTTCGACTCGATCCGCTGGTGGAACGCGGGATCGCTGTCGGCGCTCACCCCGGATGTCTACTCGGTGCTCCCCTTCCTCCTGCTCGGGCTCGTGCTGGCCTTCTGTCTCGCACCCTCGCTGAACGCCCTGGCGCTGGGCGACGACCTGGCGACCGCTCTCGGATCGCGCGTCGTGCTCACCCGGGTGCTGTCGATCGTCGCCGTCACCCTGCTCTGCGGAGCCGCCACCGCCGCGGCGGGGCCCATCGCCTTCGTCGGCCTGATGGTGCCGCACGCCGTCCGCTGGTTCGTCGGACCGCATCAGGGATGGATCCTCCTGGGCACCGTCTTCGCCGCTCCCCTGCTGCTGCTGACCGCAGACGTCGTGGGTCGGCTGGTCCTTCGCACCGGAGAGCTGCCGGTATCTGTGGTCACCGCGTTGATCGGCGCTCCCGTGCTCATCGCCCTCGTCCGCAGGAAGAAGGTCAGCGGACTGTGA
- a CDS encoding iron chelate uptake ABC transporter family permease subunit, with protein MTALLSASTEVDAGRRVFAPRTDAFSRRIGVRATIVTVASLLAAIAVGVFALTLGDAPFSPGEVLTTLLGFGDPRAELVIIEWRLPRVLAALVFGIALGIGGAIFQSLTRNPLGSPDVIGFDAGAYTGALIVITTMGISVASTAAAALAGGAATALLVYLLAFRRGFTGFRLIIVGMGSPRCWRR; from the coding sequence GTGACCGCTCTGCTCTCTGCGTCGACCGAGGTCGATGCCGGTCGACGGGTCTTCGCGCCCCGGACCGATGCCTTCTCTCGTCGCATCGGGGTCCGCGCCACCATCGTGACGGTGGCCTCTCTGCTCGCCGCCATCGCCGTGGGCGTCTTCGCCTTGACGCTCGGCGACGCCCCGTTCTCTCCCGGCGAGGTGCTCACGACGCTCCTCGGTTTCGGCGATCCGCGCGCCGAGCTCGTGATCATCGAGTGGCGACTCCCCCGTGTCCTCGCCGCGCTGGTGTTCGGCATCGCACTCGGCATCGGCGGTGCGATCTTCCAATCGCTGACCCGCAACCCGCTGGGCAGCCCCGATGTCATCGGCTTCGATGCCGGCGCCTACACCGGTGCGCTCATCGTGATCACCACCATGGGCATCAGCGTCGCCTCGACCGCCGCCGCCGCACTGGCGGGCGGCGCGGCGACGGCGCTGCTCGTCTACCTGCTCGCGTTCCGTCGGGGCTTCACGGGCTTCCGTCTCATCATCGTCGGCATGGGGTCGCCTCGATGCTGGCGTCGGTGA
- a CDS encoding FecCD family ABC transporter permease: protein MNTWIILNADLRIAMLASAWGAGSLNVITAEQVAIAACVIVPIGIAVATLADRMHLLELGDDTASALGVRTGGTRLTLIVLGVCLTAAVTAMAGPIAFISLAAPQIARRLTGSASVTLTASASVGALLLVCSDVLAQRLFAPTQIPVGIVTVCLGGLYLVWLLIQEARKR, encoded by the coding sequence GTGAACACGTGGATCATCCTCAATGCCGACCTGCGGATCGCGATGCTCGCCAGCGCATGGGGCGCGGGATCGCTCAACGTCATCACCGCCGAACAGGTCGCCATCGCCGCGTGCGTCATCGTCCCGATCGGCATCGCCGTGGCCACGCTCGCCGATCGGATGCATCTGCTCGAACTCGGAGACGACACGGCCTCGGCGCTCGGCGTCCGCACCGGTGGCACGCGGCTGACCCTCATCGTTCTCGGCGTCTGTCTGACCGCCGCGGTGACGGCGATGGCCGGACCGATCGCGTTCATCTCCCTCGCCGCCCCGCAGATCGCCCGACGTCTGACCGGATCCGCGAGCGTGACTCTCACGGCGTCTGCCTCGGTCGGCGCCCTGCTGCTGGTATGCAGCGACGTGCTGGCGCAGAGGCTGTTCGCGCCCACTCAGATCCCCGTCGGGATCGTCACGGTCTGCCTCGGCGGCCTGTATCTGGTGTGGCTGCTCATCCAGGAAGCGAGAAAGCGATGA
- a CDS encoding ABC transporter ATP-binding protein, with product MTVIDTSTARLRADDLTIGYDGRVVSEHLGVDIPAGAFTVIVGPNACGKSTLLRAFARLLKPRKGQVLLDGRAITELPTKEIARRLGLLPQTSIAPDGIRVSDLVARGRHPHQTILRQWSHDDQTAVAAALAATGTTELAGRLVDELSGGQRQRVWVAMLLAQESPTMLLDEPTTFLDIAHQYDLLRLFHGLHQQGRTIVAVLHDLNQAARFADHMIMMRDGRIVASGDPASIVTSDRVAEVFGLECSIIADPHTGTPLVVPR from the coding sequence ATGACCGTCATCGACACCTCCACCGCGCGGCTTCGCGCCGACGACCTCACGATCGGTTACGACGGCCGTGTCGTGTCGGAGCACCTCGGAGTCGACATTCCCGCGGGCGCCTTCACGGTCATCGTCGGGCCTAACGCCTGCGGCAAGTCGACGCTGCTGCGCGCCTTCGCCCGACTCCTGAAGCCCCGGAAAGGTCAGGTGCTGCTGGACGGCCGTGCGATCACCGAGCTCCCCACCAAGGAGATCGCTCGACGCCTCGGCCTGCTTCCGCAGACCTCGATCGCCCCCGACGGCATCCGCGTCTCCGATCTCGTGGCGCGGGGGCGCCATCCGCACCAGACGATCCTTCGGCAGTGGTCCCATGACGATCAGACGGCCGTCGCCGCGGCACTCGCCGCGACGGGGACGACGGAACTCGCCGGCCGGCTGGTGGACGAGCTCTCCGGAGGACAGCGCCAGCGTGTGTGGGTCGCGATGCTGCTCGCGCAGGAGTCGCCGACCATGCTGCTCGACGAGCCCACGACCTTCCTCGACATCGCGCACCAATACGACCTGCTGCGGCTCTTCCACGGTCTGCACCAGCAGGGACGCACGATCGTCGCCGTGCTGCACGATCTCAACCAGGCGGCGCGGTTCGCGGATCACATGATCATGATGCGCGACGGTCGGATCGTCGCCTCCGGCGACCCCGCGTCGATCGTGACCTCCGACCGCGTCGCGGAGGTCTTCGGACTGGAGTGCTCGATCATCGCCGACCCGCACACGGGAACCCCTCTCGTGGTTCCGCGCTGA
- a CDS encoding YybH family protein: MPTTPVTSLDQLNLAFAERFNARDIEGLLALNLPDAVFAPAPGHPVEGEDSIRGALEQFLALGLPITMNVRHVFEAGFVGLAVADWTLEGTGPDGSEVKLGGSTADVAVHDDEHGWRYAIDNPFGTA, translated from the coding sequence ATGCCCACGACCCCGGTCACCTCGCTCGATCAGCTCAACCTCGCGTTCGCCGAGCGCTTCAACGCCCGCGACATCGAGGGCCTGCTCGCCCTGAACCTGCCGGATGCGGTGTTCGCCCCGGCGCCTGGCCACCCCGTCGAGGGTGAGGACTCGATCCGCGGCGCGCTCGAGCAGTTCCTCGCGCTCGGTCTGCCCATCACCATGAACGTCCGGCACGTGTTCGAGGCGGGTTTTGTCGGACTCGCCGTCGCCGATTGGACGCTCGAAGGCACGGGTCCCGACGGCTCGGAGGTGAAGCTCGGCGGAAGCACCGCCGACGTCGCCGTGCACGACGACGAGCACGGCTGGCGCTACGCGATCGACAACCCCTTCGGCACCGCCTGA
- a CDS encoding RNA polymerase sigma factor: protein MNAEVIAVASARLDTMLRREPQRLRRRSISLGVPPADADDAAQNAALRAWRSLSALRSADAGPMCAWLDTIVRTTAIDMNRARKDDLGEVLCERLASPQDVEAEAELRERLEAAFRAIDELPDDLRQPLLMSVVDGLTAQEIAQRLSITSAAARQRVSRARRALRT from the coding sequence GTGAACGCCGAAGTCATCGCCGTCGCCTCCGCGCGTCTCGACACCATGCTGCGCAGGGAGCCCCAGCGGCTGCGCAGGCGCAGCATCTCGCTCGGTGTGCCGCCGGCGGATGCCGACGACGCGGCGCAGAACGCGGCGCTTCGAGCCTGGCGTTCACTCTCCGCGCTCCGCTCGGCGGATGCCGGCCCGATGTGCGCGTGGCTCGACACGATCGTGCGGACGACCGCCATCGACATGAACCGCGCACGCAAGGACGATCTCGGTGAGGTCCTGTGCGAGCGGCTCGCGTCGCCGCAGGACGTCGAAGCGGAGGCGGAGCTGCGGGAACGGCTCGAGGCGGCATTCCGCGCGATCGACGAACTCCCCGATGATCTTCGCCAGCCTCTTCTGATGAGCGTCGTCGACGGCCTGACGGCGCAGGAGATCGCGCAGAGGCTCTCCATCACGTCGGCCGCGGCGCGTCAGCGTGTGTCCCGCGCACGGCGCGCGCTGCGCACCTGA
- a CDS encoding GIY-YIG nuclease family protein: MAAGSVPMVTTTPLPSPCALCGHCDAVRVAAALMCAWCGWRYGDSPDPDLPRPVIEVVYYIRYDRRVKIGTSRRPRQRLASIRHEELLAFEQGGRAVEQARHRQFADIREGGEWFTLTPQLERHIGGLRTVADPWQLYARWVSASLQN, from the coding sequence GTGGCCGCCGGTAGCGTGCCGATGGTGACGACGACCCCGCTGCCGAGCCCCTGTGCACTCTGCGGGCACTGCGACGCGGTGCGCGTGGCGGCGGCTCTGATGTGTGCCTGGTGTGGGTGGCGCTACGGCGACTCCCCCGACCCCGACCTCCCGCGCCCGGTGATCGAGGTCGTCTATTACATCCGGTACGACCGCCGGGTGAAGATCGGCACGAGCAGACGGCCTCGTCAGCGACTCGCCAGCATCCGTCACGAAGAGCTCCTCGCCTTCGAGCAGGGAGGGCGTGCGGTGGAGCAGGCGAGACATCGGCAGTTCGCCGACATCCGCGAGGGCGGCGAGTGGTTCACGCTCACCCCACAGCTCGAGCGCCACATCGGCGGCCTCCGCACCGTCGCCGACCCCTGGCAGCTCTACGCGCGCTGGGTGAGCGCGTCGCTGCAGAACTGA
- a CDS encoding SPW repeat domain-containing protein codes for MRFIPTKVHGILDYIVGVALIAAPWLFGFASMGGPAVIIPIVLGVGLIVYSLFTKYEWGPFGFIPMPVHLVFDIVASLFLALSPWIFGFSTEAPNVWVPHVVVGVAVIIVVLFSQPQPAKVKAARA; via the coding sequence ATGCGTTTCATCCCCACCAAGGTCCACGGAATTCTCGACTACATCGTCGGAGTGGCGCTGATCGCTGCTCCGTGGCTGTTCGGCTTCGCGAGCATGGGCGGCCCCGCCGTGATCATCCCGATCGTGCTCGGCGTCGGACTCATCGTCTACAGCCTCTTCACGAAGTACGAGTGGGGCCCCTTCGGCTTCATCCCGATGCCCGTGCACCTCGTCTTCGACATCGTCGCGAGCCTGTTCCTGGCGCTGTCGCCGTGGATCTTCGGCTTCTCGACCGAGGCGCCGAACGTCTGGGTGCCGCACGTGGTCGTCGGCGTCGCGGTGATCATCGTGGTGCTGTTCTCGCAGCCGCAGCCCGCGAAGGTCAAGGCCGCACGCGCCTGA
- a CDS encoding Pr6Pr family membrane protein: protein MTSTPPPPRAISALRLAAGASVTGILLYTYVIGIPRQGASLVDHFGYFTNLTSLLTAGILISSSLISLRGQQVPPVLTSARAVAVACMIIVGVVYNVLVPGTGSAPAWVSATLHAIFPILLVLDWVFVADRPPMPWRRLWVVLPYPVLWLGVVLVRGATDGWVPYGFLLPERGAASLAAHVAGLLVALLMSGALVWTLSRVRFPRPTRWSGARPAVSPSERGGDPTVA from the coding sequence ATGACGTCGACGCCGCCGCCGCCTCGCGCGATCTCCGCTCTGAGGCTCGCTGCCGGAGCGTCGGTGACGGGCATCCTGCTCTACACGTACGTGATCGGCATCCCCCGTCAGGGAGCGAGCCTCGTCGACCACTTCGGGTACTTCACGAACCTGACGAGTCTGCTCACGGCCGGCATCCTCATCTCATCGAGCCTGATCTCGCTGCGCGGACAGCAGGTGCCGCCGGTGCTCACCTCGGCGCGTGCGGTGGCCGTGGCCTGCATGATCATCGTGGGAGTGGTCTACAACGTCCTCGTCCCCGGCACGGGGAGCGCGCCGGCCTGGGTGAGTGCGACCCTGCACGCGATCTTCCCGATCCTTCTCGTGCTCGACTGGGTCTTCGTCGCCGACCGCCCGCCGATGCCCTGGCGACGACTCTGGGTGGTGCTCCCCTACCCGGTGCTCTGGCTGGGGGTCGTGCTCGTGCGCGGGGCCACCGACGGCTGGGTCCCCTACGGCTTCCTGCTTCCCGAGCGCGGCGCGGCATCGCTCGCGGCCCACGTCGCGGGCCTGCTCGTCGCACTGCTCATGTCGGGTGCGCTCGTGTGGACGCTCAGCCGGGTTCGATTTCCCCGACCGACCCGGTGGTCAGGCGCTCGCCCAGCCGTATCGCCGAGCGAGCGCGGAGGCGATCCGACCGTAGCGTGA
- a CDS encoding type II toxin-antitoxin system PemK/MazF family toxin, whose amino-acid sequence MSKTDGILARLAEILLKALGSDRAPRTTGPRRPVSRLRTSDEVHPSAPGGAEARAHGVETVRVDPDRIDDLRIGYAPDRDGAPDAGEIIWTWVPYEENDGRGKDRPVLVIGRESAERVYAVRMTSKAHDGDRDYLSIGSGAWDSQGRESWVDIEQLYSVHETGLRREAAVLDRSRYGRIASALARRYGWASA is encoded by the coding sequence GTGAGCAAAACCGACGGCATCCTGGCACGACTCGCGGAGATCCTTCTCAAGGCACTGGGATCTGACCGGGCGCCTCGGACCACTGGTCCGAGGCGCCCGGTCTCGCGTCTGCGCACCTCCGATGAGGTGCATCCTTCTGCTCCGGGTGGCGCGGAGGCCCGGGCGCACGGGGTCGAGACTGTCCGTGTCGACCCGGATCGCATCGACGATCTCCGCATCGGGTACGCCCCCGACCGTGACGGCGCCCCCGATGCGGGCGAGATCATCTGGACCTGGGTTCCCTACGAGGAGAACGACGGTCGGGGCAAAGACCGACCGGTGCTGGTGATCGGCCGGGAATCCGCAGAGCGCGTCTACGCGGTACGGATGACGAGCAAGGCTCATGACGGTGACCGCGACTACCTGTCGATCGGCTCGGGAGCCTGGGACTCGCAGGGGCGTGAGTCGTGGGTCGACATCGAGCAGCTCTACAGCGTGCACGAGACCGGGCTACGCCGTGAAGCCGCGGTGCTCGACCGGTCACGCTACGGTCGGATCGCCTCCGCGCTCGCTCGGCGATACGGCTGGGCGAGCGCCTGA